The Flavobacterium johnsoniae UW101 genomic interval ATAAAATTAAAAATAAAATAGCTGTTTTATTTATTGTACCAGACAAGGTCATTTCCTGATTGTAGTCAATAATCTTTGCTTCGTGTACTTCTTCAGCTCTCGAAACAGCATTTGATGAAAAACGCTTGTTACTTAAAAATGGATTTTTTGAATTAAAGGCCATAGTTTTTATGCTTTTAGTGAACCCAAATATATGGAGTTTTTTCGAAGTCTAAAGATTAAGCTGAAATTTTTAACATGAAATTTTCTTTTGAAAAAACAGCTTTAAAACAAAAAATCCATCAAAAGAAACTCTCGATGGATTTGTATATTTTTAGTTTGAATTTTTAATTCAATAAGTCTAAAACTAATGAAGGGAATAAGCCTAAAGCAATATTTAAACCAATAGAAATTATAGCAACAGCATAAATAAGAAATGGTTTTCCTGTACGCTCTTCGTTAGGTTCTTTAGAATACATTGCCAAAATTAATTTGAAATAATATCCAACACTAATGATAGAGTTGATTACTGCTGCAATTACGATTGCTACATAACCGGCATGAAGCGCCTGATTAAACAAGAATAATTTTGCAAAGAATCCTGAGAAGATTGGAATACCACCCATAGACAATAATGAACCAGTCAAAATCGCAGCTAATAATGGATTTGTTTTTCCTAAACCGTGAAAGTTTGTGATATCTTCGTTATCCTGATTTTTACAAACGTATAAAATAACGCTAAATGCAGCAATTCCGGCTAAAGCATAAGCAGCAGTGTAATATAAAAGAACACCAGCAGAAGTTGCGATGGTTAAGAATGTCATTAACATGAAACCTGCGTGAGAAATTCCAGAAAATGCAAGCATACGTTTTACGTTTACCTGACGTAACGCCATTATATTACCAACTGTCATAGAAGCAATTGAAATAGTTAGGATAACGTTTGTAAATGTGTTTGAAAGATCCTGATTTTCTAAAGAAGGAATTAAGTTTAATCCTGAAACTAATTTAAATAAAGTTGCAATCGCTACTACTTTTGCCAAAGTGCTCATTAAAGCAGTTGTTAAAGCTGGAGAACCTTCGTAAACGTCCGGTGCCCAAAAGTGAAATGGTACAGCCGCTATTTTAAAGAACATTCCAATAGTCATTAAAATCATACCGATAGGAAACCAGATTGGCAGCTCAGCAGATAAAGAACTTTCGTGAATTTCTGCAATATCAAAAGTTCCCATAGCTCCGTAAATCAAACAAATCCCAAATAAGATAATTCCAGATGCGAAAGATCCCATTAAGAAATATTTCATACCAGCCTCATTACTTTTAATATTCAAACGATCGCTCGCTGCAAGAACATATAATGCTATAGAAAGAATTTCGATTCCAAGGAAAAACATTGCTAAGTTTCCAAAAGAAACCATTGCAACAGCTCCTGCCAATAAAAATACTTTTATGGCAATAAAATCAGAGATTTTTGTCTGATGATTTTCGTAAAAATTATGGCTTAATGCTACCAGGAAAATAGTCAAAATAATAAATAATGAAGAGAATGCAGTAGAGAACTTGCTTACTGTAATCATATTATTGTAATAACTTGCTGTTGTTCCAAATTCATAGAAATTAAGTGCTAAGACACCCAATAAACCCAAAATGGTAAACGGAACGATGCCTTTTCTAAAATTTAGAATTTCAAACAATAGGCAGAAAATACCCAATCCTGTTATAGCTATTAATGTATTCATTTTTGTTTTTTTGATTTAGGAAATCTAAAACGCCCTAATTTATTTTATTTAAAATATATTTTATTTTGTGTATTACAACTTAAAGTGTACTATATTTTTTTTCAATAACACTTAATATAGTTTCTAAACTTGGTGTGATCAAATCTGTAATTGGTTTTGGATAAAATCCAAAGAATATTAAAACAGCAATAATCGCGGCCATAGAAATTCCTTCGTTTATAGAAACGTCAGCAAATATTTTTGAATTTGTTTCACCTAACATTACATTCTGGAACATTTTCAACATATAATAAGCTCCTAAAATAATAGTTGTACCTCCTAAAACTGCAAACCAGATATTAATTTGAGAAAGGCTGTATAATACTGTAAATTCTCCAACAAAGTTAAATGTAGTTGGTAAAGCAACAGATGCCAAAACCAAAATTAAAAACATTGAAGTAAACTTTGGAGATTGTGTACGAATACCGCCCAATTCACTAATATTTCTAGTTTCAAATCTTCTGTAGATAATTTCTGCTGCATAGAATAATCCAACAACCACAAAACCGTGAGCGATCATTTGTAATACAGCTCCGCGGAAACCATCAAGAGTTAAAGTGTAAGCTCCAGCTGCAATTAATCCAACGTGAGCAAGAGATGAATACGCTAATAATTTCTTTAAATCTTTTTGTCTTAAAGCTACGATTGAACCGTAGATAACTCCGGCAATTCCTAAAGCTATAAAGATATTTTTGAATTCTATTGCCGCATCAGCTGCGATTGGTAACTGCCAGCGGATAACGCTGTACAATCCCATTTTTAACATGATCCCAGATAAAAGCATAGTTCCAACAGTTGGTGCTTTTTGGTACACATTTGCCTGCCATGTGTGGAAAGGAATAATTGGGATTTTGATAGCATAAGCAAGAAAGAAAGCCAGGAAAATCCAAAACTGTTCGCAGGCAGATAATTGTACTTTGTATAAATCTTCAATTAAGAAAGAACCTGCTTTTTGGTATAGATAAATAAAAGCAGTTAACATGAACAATGAACCGGCAAGTGTGTAGATAAAGAATTTAACTACTGCTTTTCTGCGTTCTTCAGCATCTCCATTACCCCAGATAAGAGCAATAAAGTAAATAGGAATAAGAGCTAACTCCCAGAAAATATAATATAAAAGACCATCTGCAGCAAGGAAAGTTCCTGTCATTGCAAACGCCATAAATAAAATTAGAGCATAAAAAGCTTTTGCATTTTTATATTCATTTCCAAAAGAAGAGAATATAATAATCGGAGTTAAAGCTGTTGTCAATAAAAGCATGGCAAGAGCTAATCCGTCAGCATTTAGCGCAAAAGAAATTTTAGGCTGAGTGATCCACGCATTAATAAGGCTGATGTTTTCTCCAGCATTAAAATGGTTTAACAATACAACCGAACAGCCTAAAGCTGCCAAACTAAAGAACAAAGCTACTTTTGAAGCGATTTTATCACCAGCGAAATAAGTGACAAATGCACCAACTAAAAGAATAATTAATATAAGAGAAACGTTCATAGTTATAAAATTATTGAGCTAAAAATATATAAGAAACAATGGCGCAAAGACCTAAAACGAAAGCGAAAAGATATAATCCGATACTTCCGGTTTGAAGTTTTTTACCCTGAAACGCTAATTCGTTTGCTGCTTTTCCTAATCCAAAAACAACTGCCGATAATCCCGTTTCAATATAGTCTCTAAAGAATCTTGATAATGCATTTACCGGGCGAACAAAAATCGCATCGTAAGCTTCATCTACATAATATTTGTTATACAACACTTTTGTTAAGCCTGTAATGTTTTCATCTGTTTCAGGAACATTATCTTGTTTAAAGTATTTAACGTAAGCAATTAAAATACCTAACAATCCGCCTAATACAGCTACACCCATTAAAGTATATTCTGTTGAACCTAAATGATGTTCTTCGCCAGCCGCTTTAGTGAAAAGAGGAGCAAGATATTCATTTAACCAGCTGTTTCCAGGTAAACTGATTAATCCGCCAAAAGCTGCTAAAATAGCTAAGATGATAAGCGGAATAGTAATTAATGAACCGCTTTCGTGTAAATGATGTTTTTGCTCTTCAGTTCCTCTAAATTCTTTGAAGAAAGTTAAGAACATTAATCTAAACATATAGAAAGCCGTCATGATTGAAGCTACAGATCCAACAACGTATAATGGAATACTGTGGTGGAAAGCAGTCAATAAAATTTCATCTTTTGAAAAGAATCCAGAGAAAAACGGAACTCCTGAGATTGCCAATGAAGAAATCAGCATAGTCCAAAACGTAATTGGCATTGCTTTACGCAATCCACCCATGTTACGCATATCCTGCTCTCCGTGTAATCCGTGAATTACAGAACCAGAACCTAAGAATAAACAAGCTTTAAAGAAAGCATGTGTGATTACGTGGAAAACCGCTACTTCATAAGCTCCAAATCCTAATGCCAAAAACATTAAACCTAATTGAGAAACTGTAGAGTAAGCTAATACTTTTTTGATGTCGTTTTGTACTAAACCAATCGTAGCAGCAACTAAAGAAGTTATGGCGCCAATAACTGCAATTACAGTTTGAACGTCAACAGCTAAATCAAAAACAAAGTTTAATCTTGTTACCATGAAAATACCAGCTGTAACCATCGTTGCAGCGTGAATCAAAGCTGAAACAGGAGTTGGTCCCGCCATCGCATCTGGCAGCCAAGTGTATAACGGAATTTGAGCAGATTTACCACAAGCTCCAATAAACAAACATAAAGCAGCTAAAGAAAGTAATGAAACATCTAAGTTAGCAGCTCCGGCAATTGCTGTTTTTAAAGTTGCATAATCTAAAGTAGAGAACATTGAACCGATGATGAACATTCCGATTAAAAGACCTAAATCTCCAATTCTGTTCATGATGAAAGCCTTTTTTGCCGCATCGTTGTAATCCTGGTTTTTATGCCAGAACCCGATCAATAAATAAGAGCAAAGTCCAACACCTTCCCAACCGATAAATAATACTAATAAGTTGCTTCCAATTACAAGTGTGATCATGAAGAAAACGAACAAATTCAGGTAAGAGAAGAATTTGTGCATGTTTTCGTCATCATGCATGTAACTGATAGAGTATAAGTGAATCAAAGATCCAATTCCGGTTACGAACAATAACCAAAGAACAGATAACTGATCTAATAAAAATCCAAGATTGATTGTTAAGTTACTAATCTGAATCCAGTCAAATAAAGTAACTTCAATTCCTTTTCCGGTAGAAGTTATTTGATTAAAAAGTACAAGAGTAACTATAAAAGAAATCGCTACGGCAGCAGTTCCGATAAATCCAGAAACTGTTTTTCCTAAGCTTTTCCCAAAGAAAACATTAATTAAAAATCCTAAAAAAGGAGTTAATACTAAAAGTAAAGCTAAATTGGTATCCATTTTTTATTTATCCTTTTAAGTTTTTTAAATTATCGATACTAATTGAGCCGATGTTTCTGAAAATAGAAACTAAAATCGCTAAACCTACCGCAACTTCGGCAGCAGCAACAGCCATCGAGAAGAATACAAAAACTTGTCCTTGTGCATCCTGATGATAAGTTGAAAAAGCCACAAATAAAAGGTTTACTGCATTCAGCATAATTTCGATAGACATGAAAACGATAATTGAATTTCGTCTGTACAATACACCAAAAACACCAATACAAAAAAGTACAACACTTAAAAAGATGTAATTTTCAATACCTATTTGATTTAATATATTACCCATTACTTATTTAATTTTTCTTTTTTAGACAATAATACAGTTCCAATCATTGCTACTAAAAGTAAGATTGAAGCAAATTCAAACGGCACCATATATTCGTTCAATAATATTTTACCCAATACTTCAATAGACTGGAAATCCTCTCCTGTTGAATCGTAATCACCTACAATAGGTTTAGAGTTGATGAAAATTGCGATTAAAACAATAACTATTAAACAGAAAGATACAATAGCTCCTAAACGTGTAATTCTAGGCCTGTGAACGTCTTTTTGTTCGTTAAGGTTCATCAACATAATCGTAAACAGGAACAAAATCATGATTGCTCCAGAGTAAACTATAATATGTACGACTGCTAAAAATTGAGAATTCAATAATAAATAATGACCAGCAATAGAGAAGAAACAAATCACTAAGTAAATAGCGGAGTGAATAGGGTTTCTGCTAAAAATAGTCAGGAAAGCGGTGATTACCGTAATTAACGCTAAGATACAAAATATCACTCCTACAGGAGTTGCGTTTGCAAGATCTGGAATGTGTATCATTAGTTAGCGTTATTAAGTTGAGTATTTTTAATTGCCATTTCTAAAGGCATCACTAATTTATCTTTTCCAAAAATGAAATCTTCTCTGTCATAATTAGCAGGAACTAATACTTTAGATGTTGTCAAATAGATCGCATCTTTCGGGCATGCTTCTTCACATAAACCGCAGAAAATACAACGAAGCATGTTGATCTCATAGATTTCAGCATATTTTTCTTCTCTGTATAAATGTTTTTCATCTGCTTTACGTTCAGCAGCTTTCATTGTGATAGCTTCTGCAGGGCATGATAAAGCACATAATCCGCAGGCAGTACAGTTCTCACGTCCTTGTTCATCACGTTTCAACATGTGTTGTCCGCGATAAACAGGGCTCATTTCACGAACCTGCTCTGGGTAATGAATGGTAATTTTTTTTCTAAAAAGGTGTTTAAGCGTAATTGCCAAACCTTTTACAATCGCCACAAGATACAATCGCTCAATAAAAGTCATCTCTTTATTAGAGACCACTTTTTTTCTACCCGATAATGATATAGTTTCTATTGACATTTTTACTATTATAATTTATGATTCAAAATTTGATGGTTCAAATTCAAATCTATTTTGTTTTTTATTTGAAGCTGATTACAGTTTTTTAGAATCCTAAAGCTGCTGCGATATCGTGTCTTAATATAACTGCACCTGTAATCATAATGTTAATAATCGAAAGCGGAATTAAAATTCTCCAGCCTAAGTTCATTAACTGGTCATATCTAAATCTTGGAATTGTCCAACGCACCCACATGTAGAAAAATATGAAGAAACATATTTTTACAAACAATACCGCGATTCCTAATAAGTTAGCTGTATTTACACCTACATTATCAACCATCCATTGCATTCCAGGATAGTTATATCCTCCAAAGAACAATACAGAAATAATAGTAGAAGAGATAAACATACTCGCATATTCAGCAAATAAATAGAATCCCATTTTCATAGATGAATATTCTGTATGGTAACCTCCAATTAATTCGTTTTCACATTCTGCTAAGTCAAACGGAGTTCTGTTTGTTTCTGCAAATGAGCAAATTAAGAAAATTAGGAAAGATAATGGCTGATAGAAAACGTTCCAGTTCATTCCGGCTTGCTGCTCAGAAATAACTTTTAAACTCATTGTTCCTGTCATCATTAATAAAGCGATCATAGATAATCCCATTGCAATTTCGTAAGAAACCATTTGAGAAGCCGCACGAACAGCTCCCATTAATGAGAACTTGTTGTTAGAAGCCCATCCACCAATCATGATGCCGTAAACACCTACAGAAAGAACTCCAAAAATGTATAATAAAGCAATGTTAACATCAGTTGCCTGAAGAATAATATCTTTTCCAAAAAGATGAAGTCTGTCTCCCCACGGAATTACAGCACTTGTCATTAAGGCTGTACTCATGGCAATTGCAGGACCTACAACAAATAAAAATCTATTTGGTGTATTTGGAAAAAACTCTTCTTTAGAGAATAATTTCATACCATCGGCAAGCGGTTGTAATAAACCTCCCCATCCGGCACGGTTTGGACCAACACGATCCTGAAGGAAAGCAGCAACTTTACGTTCTGCCCATGTAGAATACATTGCCATAATCATTGTTACCGCAAAAACGACAACAATAACAACACTTTTTTCTATAATAAATGCACTTTCCATTTCTTACTATTTTTTATCTTTATTAGTTAATGGAATTGATGCCATACTAATTTTTTTACGGTCAATATCACGGCCTAAAAGAATGTTCTTTTCAGTATCGATTTGAACTTTTTCTAATTTCTGAGTGTAATTATTTTGGTTGATTACAGAATCTTTTTCAAATTCTCTTGGACCTTCAATTACCCAGTCATTCACATCTTTGTGATCAAAACGACAGCTGTTGCAGATAAATTCTTCTACTTCATGGTACTCGTCTTTACGACCAGTTACACGCTGAATTTCTCCTCCAAACATCCAAACGGTAGTTTTACCGCAGCATCCAGGAGTTGTACATTCTCTGTGTGCGTTATAAGGTTTGTTAAACCAAACTCTTGATTTAAAACGGAAAGTTTTGTCTGTTAAAGCTCCAACTGGACAAACGTCAATCATGTTTCCAGAAAACTCATTGTCGATTGCTTTAGAAATTCCGGTTGAAATATTAGCGTGGTCTCCACGATCTAATACTCCGTGAACTCGGTTGTCTGTCAATTGATCTGCCACTTGTACACATCTTTGACATAAAATACAACGGTTCATATGCAGTTGAATATTTGGACCAATATCTTCTGGTTCAAATGTTCTTTTTTCTTCAATGTAACGTGATTTTGGGTTTCCGTGCTCAAAACTTAGGTTTTGAAGATCACATTCACCAGCCTGATCACAAATAGGACAGTCTAATGGGTGGTTGATTAATAAAAATTCTGTTACAGACTTACGGGCTTCCATAACTCTGGCAGAAGATTTACTATTTACTTCCATTCCGTCCATACATCCTGTTACACAAGATGCCATTAATTTTGGCATTGGTCTTGGATCAGCTTCGCTTCCTTTCGAAACTTCAACTAAACAGCAACGACATTTTCCACCGCTGCCTTTTAATTTTGAGTAATAGCACATGGCTGGCGGCACCAAATCTCCACCAATCATACGTGCAGCCTGCAGGATTGTTGTTCCTGGCTCTACGTCTATACTTTGACCGTCTATCGTTACTTTCATCTCTATATGATTTGAATGTTGAAAGTCGAAATATTGAAAAGAATTGCTGTCCTTTTTAACATTATGAACTTTATAACTTTCTGCTTTTTATTTTTATACGATTACTTTACCGCCTACTAAATGCTTTACTTGTGAGAAAGGTTCAGCAACAAAGTGATCTCTATTTTTGATTTTTTCAGGGAAACGAACGTGGTATTCGAACTCATCTCTAAAGTGACGAATCGCAGCTGCTACTGGCCAAGAAGCGGCGTCTCCTAGAGGACAAATTGTGTTTCCTTCAATTTTGCTTTGAATGCTCCACAATAATTCGATATCTTCTTCACGGCCTTGACCGTTTTCGATTCTCCATAAGATTTTTTCTAACCATCCTGTTCCTTCACGGCAAGGTGTACATTGTCCGCAAGATTCGTGGTGGTAGAAACGAGCAAAGTTCCAAGTGTTTCTTACGACACAAGCTGTATCGTTATAAACAATAAATCCTCCAGAACCTAACATAGATCCGGTAGCAAAACCACCATCACTTAAAGATTCGTAAGTCATTAAACGATCTTCTCCGTTTGCTGTTTTGAAAATTAATTCAGCTGGTAAAATTGGCACAGAAGAACCTCCTGGCACAAATGCTTTTAATGGACGGCTTGAAGACATTCCTCCTAAGTATTCATCAGAATTCATGAATTCGTCAACACTTAAACCTAATTCAATTTCGTAAACCCCAGGGTTTTTAATGTGTCCAGAAGCAGAAATTAATTTAGTTCCTGTAGAACGTCCAATACCAATTTTTGCATAATCGTCACCAGAATTGTTTACAATCCAAGGCACCGTTGCAATTGTTTCAACGTTGTTTACCACTGTAGGATTTGCCCAAAGTCCTGAAACCGCTGGGAAAGGCGGTTTAATACGAGGATTTCCTCTTTTACCTTCCAAAGATTCAATAAGTGCAGTTTCTTCTCCGCAGATATAAGCTCCGGCACCACAGTGTACGTGAAGTTCAAGGTCGTAACCTGAACCTAATATATTTTTTCCTAACCAGCCTGCAGCTTTAGCCTCGGCGATTGCTCTTTCTAAAATTTTGAAAACCCACATATATTCTCCACGAATGTAGATATACGAAAGGTTTGCTCCTAAAGCGTAACTAGACGTAATCATTCCCTCGATCAACAAGTGAGGAATGTATTCCATCAAGAATCGGTCTTTAAAAGTTCCCGGTTCAGATTCGTCGGCATTACAAACTAAATGTCTTGGTCTTCCTGATTTTTTATCAATAAAGCTCCATTTCATTCCGGCAGGGAAACCTGCACCACCACGACCACGTAATCCTGATTTTTTTACTTCTTCAGTAACTTCGTCCGGCGTAAGTGTTTTTAAAGCTTTTTCTACAGAAGCATAACCACCATTTTGGCGATACACTTCGTAAGTTTTAATTCCAGGAACATTGATTTTATCTAATAATATTTTTTGTGACATCTTATTTATCGTGTAATATTATTTTATCATCTCTACAATCAGCAATGATCTGATCGATTTTCTCTTCTGTTAGTTTTTCTTTGTAGAAATCACCCAGCTGCATCATCGGAGCGTATCCGCATGCACCTAAACATTCTACACCAGCAATGGTAAACATTCCGTCTGGAGTAGTTTCACCCATTTTAATGCCTAGTTTTTCAGAAGTATAATCCATTAAATCCTCTGCACCACGTAAGCAGCAACAAGACGTCTGGCAGAATTCAAACATATATTTTCCAATTGGTTTTTGGTTGAACATGGTATAAAAAGTAACCACTTCATAAACCTCAATTGGTTTTATCTGAAGAATTTCGGCAACCTTGTCCTGCAATTCAATGCTGAGCCAGTTGTTATGCGCATCCTGCACTTCGTGCAAAACAGGCAGTAAAGCCGATTTTTGTTTGCCTTCCGGATAATGACTGATCAATTCATTGATACGTGCGATCAATGCCTCAGTCATGTTTATTTCTTGTTTGTAATGTTTACGTTCCATTTTTATTTTAGATTTTAGATTTAAGATTTTAGATTTTAATCTGTTGTCTTTAAATCCATATTCTGCAATCTGTATTAATTTAGATTTTTGATTTCAGATTTAGATTTGTTAATCTCAAATCTGTATTCTAAAATCTGCAATCTTTATTACGCGTCTAATTCTCCGGCAATTACATTTAAACTTGATAAAATGATAATCGCATCAGAAAGCAATGCTCCTTTGATCATTTCAGGGAATGCCTGATAGTAAATAAAACAAGGTCTTCTGAAATGTAATCTGTATGGAGTTCTGCTTCCGTCTGTAGCTAAGTAGAAACCAAGTTCTCCATTTCCTCCTTCAACAGCATGGTAAATTTCTGAAACCGGAACAGGAACTTCTCCCATAACGATTTTAAAGTGATAAATTAAAGATTCCATTGAATTATATACATCTTCTTTTGGAGGAAGGTAATAATCCGGAACTTCTGCATGGTATTCGTTTCCGGCTGGCATTTTTTCTAAAGCCTGACGAATGATGCTTAAACTTTCCCAAACTTCAGCATTACGAACACAGAAACGATCGTAAGTATCA includes:
- a CDS encoding complex I 24 kDa subunit family protein translates to MERKHYKQEINMTEALIARINELISHYPEGKQKSALLPVLHEVQDAHNNWLSIELQDKVAEILQIKPIEVYEVVTFYTMFNQKPIGKYMFEFCQTSCCCLRGAEDLMDYTSEKLGIKMGETTPDGMFTIAGVECLGACGYAPMMQLGDFYKEKLTEEKIDQIIADCRDDKIILHDK
- the nuoF gene encoding NADH-quinone oxidoreductase subunit NuoF; translation: MSQKILLDKINVPGIKTYEVYRQNGGYASVEKALKTLTPDEVTEEVKKSGLRGRGGAGFPAGMKWSFIDKKSGRPRHLVCNADESEPGTFKDRFLMEYIPHLLIEGMITSSYALGANLSYIYIRGEYMWVFKILERAIAEAKAAGWLGKNILGSGYDLELHVHCGAGAYICGEETALIESLEGKRGNPRIKPPFPAVSGLWANPTVVNNVETIATVPWIVNNSGDDYAKIGIGRSTGTKLISASGHIKNPGVYEIELGLSVDEFMNSDEYLGGMSSSRPLKAFVPGGSSVPILPAELIFKTANGEDRLMTYESLSDGGFATGSMLGSGGFIVYNDTACVVRNTWNFARFYHHESCGQCTPCREGTGWLEKILWRIENGQGREEDIELLWSIQSKIEGNTICPLGDAASWPVAAAIRHFRDEFEYHVRFPEKIKNRDHFVAEPFSQVKHLVGGKVIV
- a CDS encoding NuoI/complex I 23 kDa subunit family protein: MSIETISLSGRKKVVSNKEMTFIERLYLVAIVKGLAITLKHLFRKKITIHYPEQVREMSPVYRGQHMLKRDEQGRENCTACGLCALSCPAEAITMKAAERKADEKHLYREEKYAEIYEINMLRCIFCGLCEEACPKDAIYLTTSKVLVPANYDREDFIFGKDKLVMPLEMAIKNTQLNNAN
- the nuoL gene encoding NADH-quinone oxidoreductase subunit L, whose product is MDTNLALLLVLTPFLGFLINVFFGKSLGKTVSGFIGTAAVAISFIVTLVLFNQITSTGKGIEVTLFDWIQISNLTINLGFLLDQLSVLWLLFVTGIGSLIHLYSISYMHDDENMHKFFSYLNLFVFFMITLVIGSNLLVLFIGWEGVGLCSYLLIGFWHKNQDYNDAAKKAFIMNRIGDLGLLIGMFIIGSMFSTLDYATLKTAIAGAANLDVSLLSLAALCLFIGACGKSAQIPLYTWLPDAMAGPTPVSALIHAATMVTAGIFMVTRLNFVFDLAVDVQTVIAVIGAITSLVAATIGLVQNDIKKVLAYSTVSQLGLMFLALGFGAYEVAVFHVITHAFFKACLFLGSGSVIHGLHGEQDMRNMGGLRKAMPITFWTMLISSLAISGVPFFSGFFSKDEILLTAFHHSIPLYVVGSVASIMTAFYMFRLMFLTFFKEFRGTEEQKHHLHESGSLITIPLIILAILAAFGGLISLPGNSWLNEYLAPLFTKAAGEEHHLGSTEYTLMGVAVLGGLLGILIAYVKYFKQDNVPETDENITGLTKVLYNKYYVDEAYDAIFVRPVNALSRFFRDYIETGLSAVVFGLGKAANELAFQGKKLQTGSIGLYLFAFVLGLCAIVSYIFLAQ
- a CDS encoding 2Fe-2S iron-sulfur cluster-binding protein; the protein is MKVTIDGQSIDVEPGTTILQAARMIGGDLVPPAMCYYSKLKGSGGKCRCCLVEVSKGSEADPRPMPKLMASCVTGCMDGMEVNSKSSARVMEARKSVTEFLLINHPLDCPICDQAGECDLQNLSFEHGNPKSRYIEEKRTFEPEDIGPNIQLHMNRCILCQRCVQVADQLTDNRVHGVLDRGDHANISTGISKAIDNEFSGNMIDVCPVGALTDKTFRFKSRVWFNKPYNAHRECTTPGCCGKTTVWMFGGEIQRVTGRKDEYHEVEEFICNSCRFDHKDVNDWVIEGPREFEKDSVINQNNYTQKLEKVQIDTEKNILLGRDIDRKKISMASIPLTNKDKK
- a CDS encoding NADH-quinone oxidoreductase subunit J family protein; this encodes MIHIPDLANATPVGVIFCILALITVITAFLTIFSRNPIHSAIYLVICFFSIAGHYLLLNSQFLAVVHIIVYSGAIMILFLFTIMLMNLNEQKDVHRPRITRLGAIVSFCLIVIVLIAIFINSKPIVGDYDSTGEDFQSIEVLGKILLNEYMVPFEFASILLLVAMIGTVLLSKKEKLNK
- the nuoK gene encoding NADH-quinone oxidoreductase subunit NuoK — encoded protein: MGNILNQIGIENYIFLSVVLFCIGVFGVLYRRNSIIVFMSIEIMLNAVNLLFVAFSTYHQDAQGQVFVFFSMAVAAAEVAVGLAILVSIFRNIGSISIDNLKNLKG
- a CDS encoding complex I subunit 4 family protein, producing the protein MNVSLILIILLVGAFVTYFAGDKIASKVALFFSLAALGCSVVLLNHFNAGENISLINAWITQPKISFALNADGLALAMLLLTTALTPIIIFSSFGNEYKNAKAFYALILFMAFAMTGTFLAADGLLYYIFWELALIPIYFIALIWGNGDAEERRKAVVKFFIYTLAGSLFMLTAFIYLYQKAGSFLIEDLYKVQLSACEQFWIFLAFFLAYAIKIPIIPFHTWQANVYQKAPTVGTMLLSGIMLKMGLYSVIRWQLPIAADAAIEFKNIFIALGIAGVIYGSIVALRQKDLKKLLAYSSLAHVGLIAAGAYTLTLDGFRGAVLQMIAHGFVVVGLFYAAEIIYRRFETRNISELGGIRTQSPKFTSMFLILVLASVALPTTFNFVGEFTVLYSLSQINIWFAVLGGTTIILGAYYMLKMFQNVMLGETNSKIFADVSINEGISMAAIIAVLIFFGFYPKPITDLITPSLETILSVIEKKYSTL
- a CDS encoding NADH-quinone oxidoreductase subunit N, which translates into the protein MNTLIAITGLGIFCLLFEILNFRKGIVPFTILGLLGVLALNFYEFGTTASYYNNMITVSKFSTAFSSLFIILTIFLVALSHNFYENHQTKISDFIAIKVFLLAGAVAMVSFGNLAMFFLGIEILSIALYVLAASDRLNIKSNEAGMKYFLMGSFASGIILFGICLIYGAMGTFDIAEIHESSLSAELPIWFPIGMILMTIGMFFKIAAVPFHFWAPDVYEGSPALTTALMSTLAKVVAIATLFKLVSGLNLIPSLENQDLSNTFTNVILTISIASMTVGNIMALRQVNVKRMLAFSGISHAGFMLMTFLTIATSAGVLLYYTAAYALAGIAAFSVILYVCKNQDNEDITNFHGLGKTNPLLAAILTGSLLSMGGIPIFSGFFAKLFLFNQALHAGYVAIVIAAVINSIISVGYYFKLILAMYSKEPNEERTGKPFLIYAVAIISIGLNIALGLFPSLVLDLLN
- the nuoH gene encoding NADH-quinone oxidoreductase subunit NuoH, encoding MESAFIIEKSVVIVVVFAVTMIMAMYSTWAERKVAAFLQDRVGPNRAGWGGLLQPLADGMKLFSKEEFFPNTPNRFLFVVGPAIAMSTALMTSAVIPWGDRLHLFGKDIILQATDVNIALLYIFGVLSVGVYGIMIGGWASNNKFSLMGAVRAASQMVSYEIAMGLSMIALLMMTGTMSLKVISEQQAGMNWNVFYQPLSFLIFLICSFAETNRTPFDLAECENELIGGYHTEYSSMKMGFYLFAEYASMFISSTIISVLFFGGYNYPGMQWMVDNVGVNTANLLGIAVLFVKICFFIFFYMWVRWTIPRFRYDQLMNLGWRILIPLSIINIMITGAVILRHDIAAALGF